The Pseudanabaena yagii GIHE-NHR1 genome segment AAAAGCCAAAAAGAAGAAGACAAGTGTTACTAGCCTTCTTCTTCCTCCTTAAGAATGAGTGGCGCGGGCTTTGCCCCACACCACTCATTCTGGAATTTATATTTGTTACGTTTTTGAACGTGCAGCTTCGCTGCACATTCAAAAACTAGGGAGTGCAACTACTCCAAGGCGCTCTTGTGTCTTATTAAGAACATCGCAGGGATATAGTGTATTTGCCATTTACTGGCTGAAGTTCAACTTTTTTCATTGGTAAAGTCCCATAACCCTCAATAGAAAAGTTGTCATTACCAATCCAAGAAGCACTTCTGTCAGCGGTTTCAGCAATATAGTAAAACACCCCATTCATAGATGTAGCATTTCTACCGCTGCGTTGCTCAAGTTGAGTCGTTTTCAAAGCAGGCAAGTTATACCTTGGAAAACCAGCAATTTGCCAATTACCATTAGGTCTTTGATAGCGAACCAAAATTCTTAAAGGTTGGTTACAACGATTTTCGATGAAAATCGGTAATGCCGAATTAGTCGTAGTTGGGAAACCAGAATTATTAGTTGGTAGCTGGGCGCTAGTAGTCGGCAAAGCGGCATTATTTGTAGTGGTCGGCAAATCTGAATTAGCGATCGCTGAAGTAGTGGTCGGTAAAACGGAATTAGTAGACGGGAGGATTGAACTAGTAGTAGGCACAGGCGCAATGCTATTAGCCAAGATTTTTGATTGATCTACTAATTTAGTTGTCTGCTCTGTAATTTTACTAGCATCACCTAGATAACGCTGTCTGAGCAAAATCCTGATATCTGCACTCGCAGCAGGTGATTTGGTATAGCTAAACGAAATCTTTTCGTTCCCGCCGCTTGCAACTACTTCACTCTTGTATTTAGCGATCCTGCCAAGCAACTCATCAATCGAGCTGATTTGATTTTGCAGTGATGTGCAGACAGAAGGGCTACAAATTGCTCCTTTAACTTGCAATTCCGCTTTCGCATCGGTTAAGCGCTGGGTCTCACGTTGCAGAAGATCGATTATTGCCGCATTGCCAGAGGAACTAATGATCTTGGCTGTCAATGGGGAAACATTACCAATCACCTTATCCCGAAACTCTTGGTAGTCAAGGATGACATGATTTGGTGATGCTCGATCAACTACAAGGCTTTGGGTTTTACTACCACTTCCAAGAATCTCACCAAGGACATCCCCTAATCCGATCTGATCATTATTTGGGAATTTATGCTCTGTGTAGCAGATTTCCCCAGCTTTTTGGTTAGGATCTCCACATATTGGGCTATCAGCCTCTGCTGCTGCTACAGCAACTATTAATGAGGGGAGAATCAATACATACTTTGTCAATGCTTTTAATTTCATAGCTCTTAAACCTAGTTGGTTAGTTTATGGCGTTTCCCAGTCTAGTGAAGTAATAGCCTCAAAAAAATCATAAATATAATCATCGTACCTAAGTAGCGCCAAACCCTGTGGCGCACGCTCAGTGTGCACCATAGGGTTTAGGGTTTTATATTCAATTGCGCCCAGCTACTTACTCTATTGTGATTATTTCTATAACAGAAATTTAAATAATATTTGAATTTCTATTACGATTCAGTGAAGCTTTTTGTTTAAGACTAATTATAAAATATAGCAGTCCTAAATCATTTGTAGATTTTTGGATTTATGGAATCACATCCCTTCGGGATGTGATTCCATAAACCATTTAGGATTGCTATATGTAAAACATTTGAAAATAAATTGCAAGCATCTAATAATCTCGCGAAAATAAAAAACTGAGTTAAAAGATTGAGTTAAATTATTTAGCAAAAATACTGATGCTTTTTAATTGAATTTATGGTGCACAACATCATCAAATAAACTTTATCATTTAATTTAAAGCTATTAGATTTAATTCAGGAGTGTGTTTGAAATAATGTATATGTAAATGGTTGAGTTGTGGGATTAGCATGAAAACGTATTAAGGATCAACAAGCAAATTAATTAAAAGCCATTGTAATGGATTTGTAAAAACTAGTTTTAAATATTTAGTTGACTTAAATTACAACATTAATACGTTTTGTAATGTAATTAATCAACTAACTGATTAAATCAATCATGCATCTTCATATAGTAGTGAAGTAAGAGGAAAAGCTCATCTCATCGAAACTATATATTTGGAGATTTTAACTCATGCAAAAACTACTTATAAATTGCTTAATTACTGGTTGTTCGATCGCGATCACAGCAACTACAGCCGTAGCATCTATCGAAGCTCAATCTGCTGATGAATATCTAGACAGCACTTCACCTCAAGTCATCCAGAAGATTGATGGTAATATCGTTACCTTTAAAAATTCATTAGGAGAGGCACACAACTACTATGTTCCTAATTGGATGTTTTCTAAATACAATCTCCAAGTAGGGACTTCGGCAAATCTCTACAATCGCAATATAGTTCAGGGAATCTATCACGATCGCTATATTGATGGGGCAAGCTCCAGTTTACTTAATACGGATGCTTTTTCACTTAACGATTCTCGAAGTGATTGTCTAATTTCCTCACGCTATGCAACTGAAGGCTTGGCATCGGGCAAACGAGTTTGGTTTAAAACAAAAGATTGTCCATCGACTATTCCTATCGTCGGTTCGATGTCATTTTATCAACCGAAAACAGTCGCTTCTGTAACGCCGATTGATAGCAGCGCATCTCTTCCTGCCACAACTCCAACATCAGTTCCGAATACAATAGAAACACCTATTGAACAAACTCCAGTTCAGGGTCTATGGTAAGAATATTTATTTTTAAAAGTGCTGTTTGGTAGCACTTTTAAAAATAAATATATCAATACTTCTTTAGATTCTGTTGAAGCTTTAAAGTATTCCATAGAAAATTTTGAAAGCATGGCTTAGCCGCACTTTCAAAATTTTCTATAGCTTTTAATTCAACGTCAGTTCGGGTTAAGCTAGCAAATTTTATAGTTGTTTTAAATAATTTGCAGAGGGGCTTCGACTCCGCTCAGCCATCGGTGTAAGCTAGCTGAGCGAAGTCGAAGCTGTAGTTCTTATTTGAATTATCTCTCAAAGCCCGTTTCAAATTATCCAGAACTCGCGTTACTTAGTAAATTTTCTCGGCAATATATTTAGCAATACTTGCCGATGCTCCAGCTTGCCCCATTCTTTCCAAACCATTGCGACTAACTTCTTGAAAATAGTCGGGATCTTGCAGAATGCTATTGAGGACATCGGCAACTTGTGCAGGTTTATCGATCAGGTTTACTGAGCATCCTAATAAATCAGCCTGTTCTTCTGCGAACTTGCGCGTAAATTGAGGACCATTTCCTGCGATCGTGATTACTGGCTTGCCTAAGCCCACTAGTTGCTCCGTTGCTGTACCTGCCATTGCCAAACCCAAATGACATTGATGCAAGCAATCGCTAAACCCCTCACGCAATAAAATTAGCCGCGCATTTTGGACTTTAAAAGTAGTTTCATCAATGCGTAGCCAACCTTTTTGAATGATGCTCTGTCCGATTATTTCTAGATCTAAATCTGGGGCTATCGCTACTAAAAAATGCACATCATGGGGAATTGTTCTTGCTACAACCTGAGCGCAAAGCATCAGGGTCATCCAATTTTCATAGGCTTCTGGCGATCTCGAACCAGGTAAAATCGCCACAGCCCAGTCATTTTCGCCAATGCCAAAATCAATTCCCTTTGGTTCTAGCCCATCCATCATCGAATTTGCAAGATAAATCGCAGGCAATTTAAACTCTTTATTCAGTATTTCCGCAGTGAGCAAATCACGGACAAATACAGCCTTGCAATGACTGCTGCTCATTAGAGTGCGTTCCCAAGGGAAAAAATTGGAGCCGCCGAAGGGCTTTTTGACATGGGGCAAATAGCCTTGGCGATCGCGCCAAAAATATTCAGACTTGGCGGTGGCGACAAAGACAAAATCGCACCCACCCAACTTGGCTGGTAACCATGCAAATAGCAATGGCACAATATCACCCACCGCTAAAATCAATCTCTTGCCCCTGCGTCCTCCCCGTGACCATTTCCATGCAAAGCCTAATTGTTTACTAGTTAGTCCCACTAATCCACTTTTGACATCACGGGCGAGTTGACGGCTATCCATGCGGACAAATCCCCCCGATGGCATTGCCTGAGTAACTTGATCGGCAATTGGGATATTGGCTTTAGTATAGGCATGACCCACGCCCACAAGTGGCAAAGCGATCGCTGAAAATCCTAATTTTTCCAGTTCAATGCAAATACGGGCAGCGATGAGATCTTCACCATGTCCGTTACTAATACATAAAATTTCCACGTTTTACCAAAAAAATCTAATCTAGGATCTGGATACTGGGAATAGCTCCTCTAATGTAACTTTAGTAGAAACCGCGACATTATGCTTACTGGTTGTCTATGCTAAGACAGAAAATCAGCTTTTATCTTGATGACCTTGCCACCCCGATTGGCAAATTAATTAACATTGCGATCGCCTTGCTCGTTCTTGCCTCCGCCACCAGCTTTGTCGCTCAAACTTACCCAATTCCTGATGTTACGCGCTATCGACTCAATTTACTAGATGACATCATTCTGGGGATCTTTGTCTTTGAATATTTTCTGCGCCTGTGGTGCGCCGAAGAAAAGCTGAAATATTTATTTAGTCTCTATGCAATCGTCGATCTTTTAGCGATTTTGCCATTCTTTTTAGGCGCGATCGATGTGACCTTCATTCGGCTTCTGCGGTGGTTTCGGATTTTGCGTCTCATTCGCTTAGTGGAGTCACGATCGCTATTTGTCAACAAGACCGAAGATATCGCGATTTTATTGAGAATACTGTTTACGCTATTTGCGATCGTCTTTGTCTTTTCAGGATTGATTTACCAGATCGAGCATCCGACTAATCCCAAATTTCATAACTTCCTTGATGCCTTTTATTTCTCCATTTTTACAATGACAACCGTGGGCTATAGTGATGTGATGCCCAAATCCGATGCAGGGAAACTTACAACTGTAATCATGGTACTTACGGGGATTGCCCTCATTCCTGTACAGTTAGGGGAACTGTTTAAGCGCTTGATTAAAACTGCTAATCAAAGCGATCGCTTTGGTGAAATGAAGGATATTACCTGCTCTGGTTGTGGCTTATCTTTACACGATGCCGATGCTCAGTTTTGCAAGGTATGTGGGACTAAGATTTAATTTGCTATGATGGAAGTCTAGAGGCGCAGTATGAGTTCAATCTTTGCAATAGAGAAATTTGAGATAGTCCTATTTATCTTTACTATTTACCATTATTTATGCAATTACTATGCGTAAGCCAAGCTTCCATTTTTTAGCTACTACATTACTGACATTTGCGACAATTCAGGCGATCGCTCTGGGGTATAGAGATCGCCAGCTAGATGCATTGCTTCAGCAAGATCAACAAGCCTACGCTAAAAGTAGTGCGGGACGCAGTAGTGGCGGCTCTTTTACTCGTTCAGCACCTTCGAGCTCTAGCAGTAAGTCATCCTCGTCTTCCAGTTCCAGTAGTACCTCTAAACCTTCCAGTCCCAGCAATTCATCTAGTTCATCATCTCCATCAAGCCCTAGCAGTTCATCTGATAAAGACTCCTTTAGCTCAAATCAGCGACCATCATCAGGTAATACCATCGTTGCTCCTGTAATTATTGATAATGGTTATTCTCGTCCTAACTATTCCAACCCTAATTCCTATTACGCACCCTATAGCTCTAGTTCAACTGGCACGCCTTGGTATGTCTGGCTAATTCTGTTACTAATTGGCGGCACGATTACTTACTTTATTATTCGAGCGCTATTTTTTGGATCTAAGCCTAGTGTTGCCAAAGAGTTAGAGAATGACACTGTTACCGTTACTAAGCTCCAAGTTGCACTCCTGTCTCAAGCGCGTGAAGTCCAATCTCGGTTAACTGAGTTAAGCCTAGAAGTGGATACGGATACTTCCGAAGGCTTACTGACTCTATTACAAGAATCTGCCCTCGCATTGATTCGCACGCCCGAAAATTGGACGCATGTTTGCAGTAGTTCTCAATCGGTAAAGCGCGATCAAGCTGAAGGAGTTTTTCAAAAACTTTCTCTCGCCGAACGTAGCAAATTTAGCCATGAATCTTTAGTTAATGTCGGCGGTAGGGTTTCCCAACGCCAAGCCCCGATCGCTTCTCCTGATAAAGACCCATCGGCATATATTGTCGTCACCTTGCTGATCGGCACAGAACATGACAAGCCACTCTTTGGCGAAATTAGAAATACTCAAGAGCTACGCACCGCTTTAGAAGCGATCGCTGCTATACCTGACACGCATTTACTAGTATTTGAGCTGCTCTGGTCTCCCCAAGCGGATTCTGACAGTCTCACCTATGACGAGCTACTCACTGAATACACCGACATGATTCAGATCTAATAACTTGCTCGCAATGCGAGCAAGTTATTAGCAATTTATTAGGGTGACTGATTTCTTGCCCATTTAAGCCATTGCAGCACCGAACTCCATCCATTGAGATGCTGTAACTGGGGAGCGTGAGCTTTTACCAAATTATCAACCGATCGCAAAGCTGCAAACTGTAAACCCAAGAAGCTATCAACAGCCGCATAGGAACCTCCTAAAGTTGCGGCTCCTGCGGCATATACCCTTCCCTCGTTATTCCGCAATTCCGCAATTTCAAAATCATTAGTCACACTCAAGCGCCCCAAAGCATTGGTAGAAATGTTATAGCAATCGAGCAAATCAGCGAATAGAGGATTAGTCTGCACCTTCGCATCTAAACCCGTCGCATCAATAATGAAATCTGCCGTTAATTGCAAGATTCCTTCCATTTGACGCGGACGAATGTATGTGGCTGTGCGGCGATCGCTCAGTTGTTCCACCTTCTCCACATCACCAAAGGTAATCTGATACCAACCCTCATTCAGCCCTGTTTGGACGATCCTTTTCCAGTCATGGCGATCGGCTGTTGTCGTTCCACCCCAATCCTTGAGCAAAGCTTGCCTTGTCTGTGGATCAGCTTCCTCTAATACTGCGCGTAAATCTCCACCCCAACAAGCTTTAGGCCAGTTGAAGGGCTGAAATTCGTAATGATTTTTCACGGTGCGGTGGGCGCTTCCGTAGCTATTGCCTTGGGCTTTGGGCGATCGCATTAAATGTAAGAGATTAATTTTTTGCTGTGGCGATCGCTGTCGTACTTCATAAATGCGCTGCACAATCCGCGAAGCAACTATTCCACGTCCACGAATCAACACCGTACCGCCATGATTTTGTAAATGCTCATAAATATGCTCATGTTCCTCATAGCCATTCACCACCGCTCGAAAATCCTCAGTTTCACTGCGATAGGTTTGGAGATCGGGCAAAAACTGAATCGCCGCATAGCCCATCGCCAAATGGAGATATTTGGCGACTAA includes the following:
- a CDS encoding ion transporter gives rise to the protein MSMLRQKISFYLDDLATPIGKLINIAIALLVLASATSFVAQTYPIPDVTRYRLNLLDDIILGIFVFEYFLRLWCAEEKLKYLFSLYAIVDLLAILPFFLGAIDVTFIRLLRWFRILRLIRLVESRSLFVNKTEDIAILLRILFTLFAIVFVFSGLIYQIEHPTNPKFHNFLDAFYFSIFTMTTVGYSDVMPKSDAGKLTTVIMVLTGIALIPVQLGELFKRLIKTANQSDRFGEMKDITCSGCGLSLHDADAQFCKVCGTKI
- a CDS encoding DUF1517 domain-containing protein produces the protein MRKPSFHFLATTLLTFATIQAIALGYRDRQLDALLQQDQQAYAKSSAGRSSGGSFTRSAPSSSSSKSSSSSSSSSTSKPSSPSNSSSSSSPSSPSSSSDKDSFSSNQRPSSGNTIVAPVIIDNGYSRPNYSNPNSYYAPYSSSSTGTPWYVWLILLLIGGTITYFIIRALFFGSKPSVAKELENDTVTVTKLQVALLSQAREVQSRLTELSLEVDTDTSEGLLTLLQESALALIRTPENWTHVCSSSQSVKRDQAEGVFQKLSLAERSKFSHESLVNVGGRVSQRQAPIASPDKDPSAYIVVTLLIGTEHDKPLFGEIRNTQELRTALEAIAAIPDTHLLVFELLWSPQADSDSLTYDELLTEYTDMIQI
- a CDS encoding lipid-A-disaccharide synthase-related protein, which gives rise to MEILCISNGHGEDLIAARICIELEKLGFSAIALPLVGVGHAYTKANIPIADQVTQAMPSGGFVRMDSRQLARDVKSGLVGLTSKQLGFAWKWSRGGRRGKRLILAVGDIVPLLFAWLPAKLGGCDFVFVATAKSEYFWRDRQGYLPHVKKPFGGSNFFPWERTLMSSSHCKAVFVRDLLTAEILNKEFKLPAIYLANSMMDGLEPKGIDFGIGENDWAVAILPGSRSPEAYENWMTLMLCAQVVARTIPHDVHFLVAIAPDLDLEIIGQSIIQKGWLRIDETTFKVQNARLILLREGFSDCLHQCHLGLAMAGTATEQLVGLGKPVITIAGNGPQFTRKFAEEQADLLGCSVNLIDKPAQVADVLNSILQDPDYFQEVSRNGLERMGQAGASASIAKYIAEKIY